The DNA region AAAGATTAGCGTTTACATTCAAGAACCCTTACTTGTGGTTTTGCTATGTTAGACATCCCTGTTTTGATAAGCACCGTAAAAGATGTCACTTCATACTATAAAAGGTTATGCTTCAACAAAATAACTGTTCTacttcatattataaaattgcaGCAAGGATATTTTGTATATTTAAGTAATGAAGGAAAAATCCATGCAATTAAAGCTTCGGTAGTTGGAAACAAGATCAAAAAATTTAGAGATAGCAATAGAAAAAATTTACCAAAACAATAAGAACAgtggaatagaaaaaaaaaatatcatgtaCCTGGTAGGTATAAAGTTTAACGTATATTAAGGGCATTCGTTGGTTGATTCTGCTATAGTTTCTTGCAATACGGTTAACAGTTTCAGGGACAAATTCAAGTACAAGATTCAAGTAAAGCTCTTCTTTGTCTGTAGTTGAAAAGAAACAATGCTTAAGGGCAACAGTATTTGGATGATCCAACATCTGCATTATCTGTAACTCCCTATTTTTATAGCGCTTGTCTTGGAGAACCTTCTTTATAGCAACAATCTCTCCAGTTTCTCTACATTTTGCCTGCTCAAAGACGACATAATTATTTCAACAATGTGGAATACCatcaaaatgagaaaaatgcAGATTAACAACAGTATACTACAGCACAACTTACTTGGAAAACGACACCGAAAGAACCAGTTCCAACCACATGTTCTGCAATATAACTGACTGTCTGTCAATGCAAGTACAGCATGTGGAAAACGTGAGATACTCtcaactaatcacatcaatgCATTAAATTGTCAAAATCATTGATTATATTTAACCCAACCTGCCGAGATTGACCACTTCGACCACCAATGGTGGTTCGTATTACATGCCCTGTTTCAGCACCTACACCATCAATTATATCTGGTTCACTATCCTGCACCAGATTAAATATTAAGGAATAGCAGCAGGCACAACAACTAATAAATTAATCCCAAAATGTTTTTATAGCTTGCAGAAAAGAACCAATAAATTCTCCAATGGTGTGAAGTGGCATTGCAAACATCAAACTTTTTCATTACCACTTTGCCAGCATGTCGCTAATTGCAGCAGatttttaaaaggaataaaaGCAAACTATTGGATACTtgcaagaatttttatttattttttgataagttggaTACTTGCAAGAATTGACAAGTAACTTTAAACACCAAAACATAAATGACTCTTTATAGAAGCTTACTCTGTCCTCATCATGGTCAACATTGTCCCTCAGTCTCATCTCGAGCATCTCTCTCCCCAGCCAGTCAACTGAACTAGATGAACCCTTGAAGCCATTAACAGACCTGGAACTGCCTACTCCACCATTTCCTAGGCTGGCAGACGCCATAAATGTGCCTGGTAAATATTAAAGATGCTAGTATGTGCTACCCTCGTAATGCTCTGGTGTTCTGCCTCCCATACCATCCAAGCACCTTTCTTCCTACAAGaattaattggaagattttaaAGCAAGAAACAGATGTTAAGCATAAAAACATGGTAGATACATGTAATTATGTTCATTATTGACAGCTCTAAATATGTGAATTGATCCTGTCCCAAATTACTTCATCTAATTTAAAATTCAGACAAAATATGCTTTATTTTTCCTGCTAAGTGAACAATATGGTAGAATCATGTTAAACAGAAATGAAACATACAAAGCAACTCATTCTTGTCAACAGAAGGTTAAaccataaaaaagaattaacatTTACAATCGTCTTACAAGGATCCAACAATCACATAATCATGTGAACACATTAGCAATCACCTATCATACAACCATATCAGTGTGTTATCATGGAAGAGGCATAGGACTGAAAATATGGTATCATTATCAGAATTTCTCTCTGATAAATTACTATTAAATTACTATTAAAGAGGAAAACATAAAGAAACTATTAAAGAGGAAAACATAAAGAAACTATTCTACTTTCCTCCTTATACATGTAAGGGTGAAGGTTATGCGTCAATAATGGTGCCAAGTAAGGAATGCATAATGGCAGAAAGCTcgcacaggaaaaaaaaaagaaaaaacgcaGCAATTGTACGAATTCTTATTATGAACATGCCATAATTTTTCCATGTTACAGTATCAGAGCTCCTAAACCAACACATCcgagtaaataataaaaaggcaATGGTTACAAAACGCTGCGACAGCTCAATTACATACCCTACAGCAAGCGCAGCTCCAAGCATGAAGCACGTGGataacagataaacaaagaCAGACAAGCTATTGAGTAGTTTAGATAAGATTGGAAGAATAATCACACTTGGTTCTTACAATTTGCATCACTATCACCACATTACCAAACACAAAAGCTTTGTCAGTTCCTATAGGACTTGCAGTGAGATTTATGGCATGGTCTAACAAGAAGATTTTAGAagccaaattaaaatttaaaaaaacaaatcgtAATCGCAAGAAAATCGACCAGATCTAGACCTAAAAATCGTGCCAACCAAATCAACAATGAGATTTCCCAAGAAAAGGCATCAAACACTCAAAAGTCAGTCCTATTTACAAATATCCGTAAAAAGCTTCCCTGATTCGACACGAAAGTATATAAAGAACCAGGAAGGAGTGTACAAGGAATTAAATTAGTTTCGTTGGCTACCGTTGCATACTGACCTGTACGCGTCTCGGAGCGAAGAATTGGAATCGGAGCTCGGGCATTTTTTTTTGAACTTGGAAGATTTTTCGATGTCAAATTCTGaatcaagttttcttctaatttttgtttttgtttttcctcaCAGACTCCAAAACAATAAAGAGTGTCGTCAGAATGGGAAGAGAAGTAACAAGAATAGTACTGCAAAATTGGGCATTGCTGTTTCCAATGACTTTTCTATTACGGTTTCTCTGACAAACGCTTCCTTCAGttccaaaggaaaagaaatacaCGAGTGAGTTACAATATAAGCATGCTTATTAGACGATCTCAGAAAGGATATTCAAGGAATTTCATTCAAGTAATGATGAATGATTAACTTTGCtccaaaaaaatcttttaatcTTAATGCcaacaaattttgaattattaatCAAAATTCTACGTTAAGAATATTTGAGcatatattaaaatgaaaataaataaataaatagatagggATGAGTGTAGGGTTCAATTGATACAACATCATGATTAGTGACATTTTTATTCTGTTGTGTCCTGTCTTGTCTTTTCCAAAGCTTGAAAAAACAGTCACAGCCACGTGGCGTCACCTTCGCTAGTTCCTGACCTCACGTCATCATCCCATAGACCCATACTAACAATTACAACAATCATGGATGAGTTCTCATGCTCAAAATTCGATACGTGGCGGATAATGTGATACATAACCAGTTCCACCCTATGGGTCCCATCTAAAACGTCATGATTCAGTACAGCAGGGGTCAACATCTTCAATAATGGGACAAATCCATAGCATTTGGTTGACCTTTTTTTCTCccttaaataataaatgaatggGCATGAATTATTTGctgtattttaaaagataatttaattattctttGATCTATGAAGTTGTTCATCTAATAATTGGACGGATGCATACAATGAATTTACATAACTCtccttataaaataaattttatcttaaaattcataaacatAGTTGATATAATAGGGTATATAATTCAGGAACTAGTACCATTCAGGAATTAGCATTAATTTTTCATTCATCTCAGTCTCATTTACTAGTTATTTTGAATTTCCAAAGAAAAGTTGATTTTGGTGTGCAAAGGAGTAAGGTGATGTTTGCAAAAAGCTTGAAAGGTATaggaataatataattttaggcCACAAGGTGGTCCTCCAATTGAAATGAATGGTCTTAATCAATAAAACCAGTGCTCCTCAAttttagtttcataaaaaaGGCCTAGTTGGCTAGCATCCATCAAAGCAAAGGATCGAATTCATACATATAGATACATAAAcatggaaaaagaagaagaaaataaaggaaaatacaaACGAGATAACAAACTCAAAGCTACATCAAATGATGATGGTAAAGCTAAAAAAGGCCCATGCCAGGCTGCTGCATGTTAACGATGGCTCTTCGAGATGTCAAATGGTCACATTTCATGCTTTAAACTAACAAAGGAGCGATTTTAATGGGATTCCACTTTTATTGCAGCACtaaattcttataaatatatctccTTTTTGGTATTTCCTGTTTTCACACGTAACATATCCAAACTCATCGAGTTGGTATGTGTAATATATCGGACATTAGAGAATTTGAAGCAAAATGCTGGGAAACAAGAACATTTCCAGTCAGGGAGTAATATATGGGGGGGAACTCACCAACCAATGCGTTCAAATACCAATGGCATCAAGAAGTTGGGAGTGTTGAGACACAGAAACTAGTGAATTGGCCACAATAGCACCACTAGCAGCAACTGCAGGGACTCCAATGCCGGGAAAAGTAGAATCTCCACAGCAATAAAGCTGCGGGATGGGAGTTGAATGCCCAGGAAAGGAGTCTTTACCAGCTTGTATGGCCGGGCCATATGTTCCTCTATGCCTCCTAAGAAACCTCTGATGCGTCAATGGAGTTCCGACTAACTTGACCTCACACTTCTCACGGCTGAAGCCAGCACCAAGTACACGCTCCACAGCTCTCCACATAACCTGACATATCACTGAATCATACGAAATGCTTTGCAATAACTAAATCAGACAGTTAACTTGTCAGCGTGAACAATAGTAGCAAAGTAGAGATATAGAGACTAGGTAAAGACAAAAATGATTTGACACTTCAAAAACCAGACAAAACATCAGGAAAATTAGTTGATTTTTACCCCCAAAAAATATGAAGGGAAATAAGATTCGTTTTTTAGACAACACTGCGTTGCCTCAAGTGTTGAGTAAACTAAGATAATAAAAATGCATTTTATTCATATTACTGCTGCTTATTCtactttatgtatttatttttttggagtaAGCTGACTTGACTCTTTTTGACATCAGTGAAGTGGActggtttttattttcttgtccaTCACATAATATGTAGCAGATTAGGTCTTACCgttctaataatatataagagtTAGATGCTTGTGACACAAGGCATCAGTGATTTGGTTCTGCAACTTGATCAATAAACTAGGGATTTGGTCAAGTTTGTTCAAATGAGTTATTCAGTTTAATGCGGTTTTAAGAAACCTCGATAGATTGTTTGTACTTGGTTCTTGGTTTTCCCTcttcatgtatataaatatctaaaCATTAATATTCGAAAAACAAATAGAACATACAAGTGAATTGAATCACTAGTCATTAATGTTCTTCCAATTTTCAGCAATACTAAGTTATCAAGTTAATATCATAATTGACGGCAATACCTCTGATCGTTCTGCTTTGAGATTTTTGTATTCAGTGCTTCTGCGATCAAGTCCTTCCCACTGTCCAAAAGGTTCGGTTCCTGGCATATAGGCATGTAATACATGTTTACCAGGGGGTGCTAGATCTGGACTAAGTACACTAGGTACAGATATCAAAACAACATTCTGATCGGCATCAACCCCTCTCTCCCAATCATTTACAACTATATGATGTATTCCCAAGTCCTCGCTTATGCCCTGGTGAATAAAACATACATTGAACACAATTATTTTGAGGATGATGATATCTGAAGCAGAGTACAGTGGCATCCGGTTTAAAGGTTACTGAAATTGTGGTATTAAGAGAAAAACACAATTGTTGAATATTTATCCTTTAATAACGGcactactatttatatttagagaaatgatacttgcagTCATGAGTGTGCAAGCGCCgtgcaatcactttaaaaaaagtgaatatagACGGTatccacataaaaataaattaattttttaatagtgaacctcactctttttcaaagtgactgcaAGGCACTTGCGcactccacgactgtatgtagcattactcttatatTTATATCATAACTTCACTTACtagaatgaatttgaaacatgatatatgaaaacaaatattggttctttttttattattcatagGAAGTAAGAAAATTTTGAGGATGTTGTCATTAAAGTGCAGCAAAAGGGTGAGTTTTAACcatattgataatatatattccaGAAAATCAAACCTTTTAAgaaattgaagagaaaatattaCACTTAGAAGACCACCCACAGAATATAGAGAAAGTTGGGAAATTTTATAGCTTCTAAAAATAGCCTTTTCCTCAGTGATCATAACATGACATTTACTTCATCATAGCCGAAAATGAGACTGTTGAAAGAAAGAGACAAGAACAATAAAATTGAATTAAGTAGCACTGATCTCAGACAAGATTAGAGAAAGTCAGCTATTGTATAGCCATGCAAAGAGAAGGAAGAACGACTGCACCAGGCAAATGCAAGAAGGCACAATATAAATCCACGAAGACATTATTCTATAAGGTTGGCACTATTCACCTCCGAGGCAAATCCCAAATGTAGATGCATGAATGATTCACATTGCTGGGTCATGTTGATCCTGTCCACGTATGACTTTGGAACAACTTCCTTAGGTAACAGCTTTAAGGTGTCCCACATACTTGCATTGCTCACAACAGCCTTTTTAGCTCGAACAAGCTGCAGCATTAATAGAATTTATTCAGCCACCGAAATAAAAAGAACATATAAACTTTCATGTTACTCACTTGTCCACTTCTCAACTTCACTCCAGTGGCACAACCATTTTCAATGACAATCTT from Carya illinoinensis cultivar Pawnee chromosome 6, C.illinoinensisPawnee_v1, whole genome shotgun sequence includes:
- the LOC122313157 gene encoding shaggy-related protein kinase kappa isoform X2; amino-acid sequence: MASASLGNGGVGSSRSVNGFKGSSSSVDWLGREMLEMRLRDNVDHDEDRDSEPDIIDGVGAETGHVIRTTIGGRSGQSRQTVSYIAEHVVGTGSFGVVFQAKCRETGEIVAIKKVLQDKRYKNRELQIMQMLDHPNTVALKHCFFSTTDKEELYLNLVLEFVPETVNRIARNYSRINQRMPLIYVKLYTYQICRALAYIHNCIGICHRDIKPQNLLVNPHTHQLKLCDFGSAKVLVKGEPNVSYICSRYYRAPELIFGATEYTTAIDIWSTGCVMAELLLGQPLFPGESGVDQLVEIIKEMSTCAFTIVSQTLLLLKKGSKSLIKKKKKKKVPNHLFYYDPSYIIYLFKVILLLKYIKNP